Genomic segment of Egibacteraceae bacterium:
ACGTTGTCCCAGTCGAACGGGCCGGTGAACGCCAGGTCGCCGCCGCCGGCCGCGACCGTGGCGTTCGCCGAAGCGAACACGTCGGCGACGTTGATGGTGCCGAGCAGCAGGACGTTGGCGCGCAGGGTCACGAGCTTGGCGGGGCCGCTGGGCGCCGCCCCGCTGGCGAGCTGGGAGTCGGTCGGGTCGGCGATGCGCAGATTCACCCCCCCGGTGGTGACGGCGGTCGTCATCTGGCCGGGGTCACCGCAGTGGTTGGCCGTCAGGGCCGCTTCGCCCTGCGCCGCGTCGACGTAGAGCGGCAGCTGGATCGTGGCGGGCAGGAGCCCACCGAGCAGCGACGTGGTGAGGTCGACCGCGGTGCGGACCCGCAGGCGGACCTGGGCCGATCGGGCCACGGTCACCCACTCACCGCCCTCCATGCGGGCCGGGCCGATGGCGATCTGGGGCGGCTCGATGACCACCAGGCGCATGGTCGAGCTTGCGAGAGTCCCGCCGGTCAGGGATGGCAGCGCGAAGCCGACATTGAGGTCGACGGCGTTGTTCATGTTCGCCGCCTGCGCCGCGGCCATCAGCATCGTCAGCGCGTTGACCTCCGCGTCGGCGGCCGCGTCACCGGTCACGAAGCCCGTGGCGACCGTGAGGATCTCGCCGAGCGCGAAGCGGTTGTTCTGCGCCTGGTTGGTGGCCAGGCCGGCGAGGACGCCGAGCGCCTCCGCCCCGGCCCCGAGCGTGTCGGGGTTGGCGTCGGCGAACGCCCTGGCGAGGCTCTTGACGCTGACCTCGGTCGCGAGCAGCTCGTCGATCCCGCCGGCCCCGACGCCCAGGTGGGTCGCCAGGACCCCGATCGGCACGTCCAGGTCGGCGAGACCGTTGTAGTGCACGGCCGTCAGCGACAGTGACGTGCCGAGCAGCGCGCCCAGCAGCGGGTTGAGCAGGGCGCTCTCGGAGGAGTCGAGGGCGGCAAGCCCGGTGCCGATGGCGATCCCGGCGAGGTTCTCGGTGCTGGCGACGGCGGTGACGCTGATCGTCCGGCCACCGGGCATGAAGTTGAACCCGACGGTGTCGGAGGCGACCACCCGCACCGCGTTGGCCGCCACGGTCCCCGCCGAGAAGGAGCCCGTCTCGGCGTCCCAGCGTCCCACGTGGGTGACCAGCGTGCGGTCCCCGCCGGGCACGAAGTCGTTGCTGGCGGCGCTGTCCAGCGCGAGCTGCTCCGCGCCCGCCTGGGTGTCGGCGAAGCCCCCGGCGAACACCTGGACGGCGTCGAGCGCCGCCAGGTCGGCGACCTTGCGGGCCTCACGCTGCTCGAGGACCACCGATCCGATGTCGACCGCGAACGCCGAGGACACCAGGCTGATGAGCAACAGGACACTGGCGAGCACGGCGATGGCGCCGTCCTCGCGGCCGAGCCGTTCAAGCATTCCGCGTCGCATACCGTGTCCTCTCATGACTACACCTGGGTGATCTGCACGACGGCGGAGCGCGACATCACGTCGGGCATGACCAGGCCGAGGCCCGGCAGCGGCGGGACGAGGGGGTTGCCCGCCCAGTCGTAGGAGGTGACCACCCGCACGCACTCCCGTGAGGCGTCGCTGGCGCACGGCTCGACGAACGCCTGCACCGTGGCGCCGTCGCCGAGCCAGCCCAGCCGCGTGCGGGCGGCATCCTCGGCCACCTGCACGGTCGTGCTCGCCGTGGCGACCAGCCCCGAGCGCGCTCCCTCGGCCGCCGAGTGGCTGAGCGTGTGGTTGAGGGCGAAGACGAGGCCGAAGGTGAGGATGCCGAACACGATCATCAGGAACACCGTCCCGACCAGGGCGAACTCGACCGCGGCGACACCGTCGTCCCCGGCCGCCCGGCGTCGTGCCCTCCCGGGCGGTGGGCGGTCCGGGCGAATGGTGGTGGACATGGCGACCTCCGGCTCCGCGGTCACAGGATGTTGTCCATGATCTGGAGGACGCCCGGACCGATGATGATGACGAACATGGCGGGAAAGATCCCGAAGATCAGCGGGAACAGCAGCTTCACGGGCGCCTTGCCGGCGCGCTCTCGCGCCGCTGCGCGGCGGCGGCGGCGCATCTCGCGGGACTGCACCGTCAGGGTGTCGGCCATCGGCGTGCCGAGCTTGTCGGACTGCAGGAGCGCGGCGACCAGGGGCCGCAGCTCCTCGGAGCGGTTGCGCTCGTGCAGGGAGAGCAGGGCGTCGCGGCGCGAGCGCCCGAGCTGCTGTTCCTTCAGCATGCGGTCGAACTCGTTGGCCAGGGGACCGCTGAGCTCCTCGGTCACCTCCTCGACCCCCTGCTCGAAGCCCAGGCCGGCGCGCACGGTCAGCGCGAGCAGGTCGAGCGCCTCGGGCAGGGTCCGGGAGATCTCCGTCTGGCGTTTCTGGCCCTGCGAGTGCAGGAGCAGGTCGGGCAGCGCGTAGCCCAGGGCCACGGCGAGCACGACGACGAGCACGGGCTTGGGACCCCCGAGCACGGCGTAGAGCAGCGACAGGAGCAGGCCGACGCCGACGGCCGCCATCTTGACCGCGAAGAATATCTCCACGGTGAGGCTGGAGCCGGCGTTGTCCAGCCGTGAGCGGATGGCGTCGCCCCGTGCGCCCGGGGTGATGCGGCGGCCGGCGGACGCCAGGCCGGCGGTCGCCGGTCGAACGACCCGGTCGAGCAGCCCCTCGCGCAGTCGTGCCTCGCGCTGGTCGTAGGTGGCGGGCACGCGCGCGTCACCCTCGAAGGCCAGCGCGCCCAGGGCGACCTGCCCGGCGGTACGCCGGCTGCGCCCGACGACGAGGATCATGACAGCGGCGCCAACAGCCAGCGCCCCCAAGTAGCCGATCAATGGACTCATGTCGTCAGACCTCCACCCGGACCATCTTGCGAATGACCACCAAGCCGAACGCCATCAGCCCGGCCGCGACACCGATCATGAGGAAGCCACGGGGGCTGAGCAGCGGCAGCAGGTAGTCGGGGCTCATGACGAGCAGCGCACCGAGCACGAAGAAGGGCAGCAGCCCGAGGACCCATGC
This window contains:
- a CDS encoding TadG family pilus assembly protein, giving the protein MRRGMLERLGREDGAIAVLASVLLLISLVSSAFAVDIGSVVLEQREARKVADLAALDAVQVFAGGFADTQAGAEQLALDSAASNDFVPGGDRTLVTHVGRWDAETGSFSAGTVAANAVRVVASDTVGFNFMPGGRTISVTAVASTENLAGIAIGTGLAALDSSESALLNPLLGALLGTSLSLTAVHYNGLADLDVPIGVLATHLGVGAGGIDELLATEVSVKSLARAFADANPDTLGAGAEALGVLAGLATNQAQNNRFALGEILTVATGFVTGDAAADAEVNALTMLMAAAQAANMNNAVDLNVGFALPSLTGGTLASSTMRLVVIEPPQIAIGPARMEGGEWVTVARSAQVRLRVRTAVDLTTSLLGGLLPATIQLPLYVDAAQGEAALTANHCGDPGQMTTAVTTGGVNLRIADPTDSQLASGAAPSGPAKLVTLRANVLLLGTINVADVFASANATVAAGGGDLAFTGPFDWDNVEQLSATSHPKGLLLSSLNVTHTLLGSSLLSWILSAVTSTVTNVIAPLTDQLLNILYDDVVNPTLSLLGAELATADVTAWHQDCGPRVLVQ
- a CDS encoding TadE family protein, encoding MTAEPEVAMSTTIRPDRPPPGRARRRAAGDDGVAAVEFALVGTVFLMIVFGILTFGLVFALNHTLSHSAAEGARSGLVATASTTVQVAEDAARTRLGWLGDGATVQAFVEPCASDASRECVRVVTSYDWAGNPLVPPLPGLGLVMPDVMSRSAVVQITQV
- a CDS encoding type II secretion system F family protein, producing the protein MSPLIGYLGALAVGAAVMILVVGRSRRTAGQVALGALAFEGDARVPATYDQREARLREGLLDRVVRPATAGLASAGRRITPGARGDAIRSRLDNAGSSLTVEIFFAVKMAAVGVGLLLSLLYAVLGGPKPVLVVVLAVALGYALPDLLLHSQGQKRQTEISRTLPEALDLLALTVRAGLGFEQGVEEVTEELSGPLANEFDRMLKEQQLGRSRRDALLSLHERNRSEELRPLVAALLQSDKLGTPMADTLTVQSREMRRRRRAAARERAGKAPVKLLFPLIFGIFPAMFVIIIGPGVLQIMDNIL